From Paracoccus suum, the proteins below share one genomic window:
- a CDS encoding multidrug efflux RND transporter permease subunit, with the protein MARFFIHRPVFAWVIALIVMLAGGLGLTQLPIEQYPQIAPTTVSVRATYTGASAEIVESSVTTVLEDAMTGIEGLIYMTSSSTPGSASISLTFDDTVDADIAQVQVQNKLQLVTSQLPSVVQQSGVSVTRSTSSILLVGALTSLDGRYSSVQLGDITAQMIENPVQRTPGVGSINTFSSGYAMRVWLDPLKMVQYQVTPSDVMAAVSEQNTNVTVGNLGSQPSAEGQRITIPVSAQSQLSTVPEFENILLRVAEDGSTVFLGDVARIEIGQESYGVDSRYNGHPAAGFAVNLATGANAVDTAAAVRATIAGIESSLPQGVSVVYPYDTAPFVEKSINQVYKTLAEAVVLVFLVILVFLQSWRATLIPVIAIPVVLLGTFGVLAMAGFTINTLTMFALVLAIGLLVDDAIVVVENVERVMEEEGLDPVAATERSMDEITSALVGIVLVLSAVFLPMAFMGGATGVIYRQFSITIITAMVLSLGVALILTPAMCASLLKKRAHGGGIAPARWFNTGLDKVTGGYAGVVTRLVRRPFMMLLVLLAFGYGAFTLFQKMPGSFIPQEDQGVLMAMVSTPDGSTIAQTTALVEDIEKYLLEQEKETVESVFAAVGFGFTGPGQDTAMVFVKLRDYAEREGQDAAALVNRANAHFFMTNRAGQVFVLQPPAIQGMGTSSGFTMYLLDQSGQGQEQMAKAADTLVATAQKDGRVTNLRGNDAPYQSALRLDIDQQRAAAYGLSVSEVNAMLSVIFSGREVNDFALGTELRPVIVQGEAAARSQPEDIDLWHARNSGGEMVSFGAFASREWDEQAQALARFGGTRALEISGSAAAGLSSGAAMNAMEELVSAMPGGYATAWTGLSYQERLSGNQAPMLFALSALIVFLALAALYESWTVPLAVMMTVPIGIVGALAAALYFGQSNDVYFKVGLLTTIGLAARNAILIVEFAQALVKEGRPLLEAAIEASRMRLRPILMTTFAFMLGVMPLAIASGAGAGAQRSIGIGVLGGMAASAAIGIFLVPVFYVAVMQATRMVRRRGRKDPAPEVRA; encoded by the coding sequence ATGGCCCGCTTTTTCATCCACCGGCCCGTCTTTGCCTGGGTCATCGCGCTGATCGTCATGCTGGCCGGCGGCCTCGGGCTGACGCAGTTGCCGATCGAGCAATATCCCCAGATCGCGCCAACCACGGTCAGCGTGCGCGCGACTTATACCGGCGCCTCGGCCGAAATCGTCGAATCCTCGGTGACGACCGTCCTTGAGGACGCGATGACCGGGATCGAGGGGCTGATCTACATGACCTCCTCCTCGACGCCCGGTTCGGCGTCGATCTCGCTGACCTTCGACGACACGGTCGATGCGGACATTGCGCAGGTGCAGGTGCAGAACAAGCTGCAACTGGTGACCTCGCAACTGCCCTCGGTCGTGCAGCAGAGCGGCGTCAGCGTCACCCGCTCGACCTCGTCGATCCTGCTGGTCGGGGCGCTGACATCGCTGGACGGGCGCTACAGCTCGGTCCAGTTGGGCGACATCACCGCGCAGATGATCGAGAACCCGGTCCAGCGCACGCCGGGCGTCGGCTCGATCAACACCTTCAGTTCGGGTTACGCGATGCGCGTCTGGCTGGACCCGCTGAAGATGGTCCAGTACCAGGTCACGCCTTCGGACGTGATGGCCGCGGTGTCCGAGCAGAACACCAACGTTACCGTCGGCAACCTCGGCAGCCAGCCCTCGGCCGAGGGACAGCGGATCACGATCCCCGTCTCGGCCCAGTCGCAACTGTCGACCGTGCCCGAGTTCGAGAACATCCTGCTGCGCGTGGCCGAGGACGGCTCGACCGTGTTCCTGGGCGATGTCGCCCGGATCGAGATCGGGCAGGAATCCTACGGCGTCGATTCGCGCTACAACGGCCATCCGGCAGCGGGTTTCGCCGTGAACCTCGCCACTGGCGCAAACGCGGTCGACACCGCCGCCGCCGTTCGCGCGACCATCGCCGGGATCGAAAGCTCGCTGCCCCAAGGGGTCAGTGTGGTCTATCCCTACGACACCGCGCCGTTCGTCGAGAAATCAATCAACCAAGTCTACAAGACGCTGGCCGAGGCCGTAGTGCTGGTGTTCCTCGTGATCCTCGTCTTCCTGCAAAGCTGGCGCGCGACGCTGATCCCGGTGATCGCAATCCCGGTGGTTTTGCTGGGAACATTCGGCGTGCTTGCCATGGCGGGCTTCACGATCAACACGCTGACCATGTTTGCGCTGGTGCTGGCCATCGGCCTGCTGGTCGACGATGCCATCGTTGTGGTCGAGAACGTCGAGCGCGTGATGGAGGAAGAGGGGCTCGACCCCGTTGCCGCGACCGAGCGCAGCATGGACGAGATCACCTCGGCGCTGGTCGGCATCGTGCTGGTGCTGTCGGCAGTGTTCCTGCCGATGGCCTTCATGGGCGGCGCCACGGGGGTCATCTATCGCCAGTTCTCGATCACCATCATCACCGCGATGGTGCTGTCCCTCGGGGTGGCGCTGATCTTGACGCCGGCGATGTGCGCCAGCCTGCTGAAAAAGCGCGCCCATGGTGGCGGCATCGCCCCGGCGCGCTGGTTCAACACCGGCCTCGACAAGGTGACGGGCGGCTATGCCGGGGTCGTCACGCGGCTGGTGCGCCGGCCGTTCATGATGCTGCTGGTGCTGCTGGCCTTTGGCTACGGCGCCTTCACCCTGTTCCAGAAGATGCCCGGCTCGTTCATCCCGCAAGAGGACCAGGGCGTGTTGATGGCGATGGTCTCGACCCCCGACGGCTCGACCATCGCGCAGACGACCGCGCTGGTCGAGGACATCGAGAAATACCTGCTGGAGCAAGAAAAAGAGACCGTGGAATCGGTCTTCGCCGCCGTTGGCTTCGGCTTCACCGGGCCGGGGCAGGACACCGCGATGGTGTTCGTCAAGCTGCGGGACTACGCGGAGCGCGAGGGGCAGGACGCCGCCGCGCTGGTCAATCGGGCCAACGCCCATTTCTTCATGACCAACCGCGCCGGGCAGGTGTTCGTGCTGCAACCGCCGGCCATTCAGGGCATGGGCACCTCGTCGGGCTTTACCATGTATCTGCTCGACCAGAGCGGCCAGGGCCAGGAACAGATGGCCAAGGCCGCCGACACGCTGGTCGCGACGGCGCAAAAGGATGGCCGCGTGACCAACCTGCGCGGCAACGACGCCCCCTACCAGAGCGCGCTGCGGCTGGACATCGACCAGCAACGCGCAGCCGCTTATGGCCTTTCGGTATCCGAAGTGAACGCCATGCTGTCGGTCATCTTCTCGGGGCGCGAGGTCAACGACTTTGCCCTCGGGACCGAACTGCGGCCGGTGATCGTGCAGGGCGAGGCGGCTGCCCGCTCGCAACCCGAGGACATCGACCTCTGGCATGCCCGCAACAGCGGCGGCGAGATGGTCTCGTTCGGCGCCTTCGCCAGCCGCGAATGGGACGAGCAGGCGCAGGCGCTGGCCCGCTTCGGCGGCACCCGGGCGCTGGAGATCAGTGGCAGCGCCGCGGCGGGCCTGTCCTCGGGTGCCGCGATGAACGCGATGGAGGAACTGGTCAGCGCCATGCCGGGCGGCTACGCGACCGCCTGGACCGGGCTGTCCTATCAGGAGCGTCTGTCCGGCAACCAGGCACCCATGCTGTTCGCGCTGTCGGCGCTGATCGTGTTCCTTGCTCTGGCCGCCCTTTACGAGAGCTGGACGGTGCCGCTGGCGGTCATGATGACCGTGCCAATCGGAATCGTCGGCGCGCTGGCAGCGGCGCTTTACTTCGGCCAGTCGAACGACGTCTATTTCAAAGTCGGCCTGCTGACGACCATCGGCCTCGCCGCGCGAAACGCGATCCTGATCGTCGAGTTCGCGCAGGCATTGGTCAAGGAGGGACGCCCCTTGCTGGAGGCTGCGATTGAAGCCTCGCGCATGCGCCTGCGGCCGATCCTGATGACGACCTTTGCCTTCATGCTGGGGGTGATGCCGCTGGCGATCGCCTCCGGCGCGGGTGCCGGGGCGCAGCGGTCCATCGGCATCGGCGTTCTGGGTGGCATGGCCGCCTCCGCCGCCATCGGTATCTTCCTTGTGCCGGTGTTCTATGTTGCGGTGATGCAGGCGACCCGCATGGTCCGCCGCCGCGGTCGCAAGGACCCGGCCCCCGAGGTCCGCGCCTGA
- a CDS encoding histidine kinase dimerization/phospho-acceptor domain-containing protein, translating to MTRTPPRSLTRDLTLGFGCGLVAVWLAALAIGWAVLGVEIDEIYDAALTRTSERLAVIGAGAGAAGLGDRRPAGALRARLTATDGQTVYAVGELPAETPIGFSRVDGLRVLTQRLPDGGLLQVADPLAERREAVRETLLSALVPFALLLPLAIFGLWRFVRRQLAPVNALSREVADRGAADLRPLSAAPLPVELQPMHDAVDRLMGRLDEALAAERAFSSNAAHELRTPIAAALAQAEMLEAEATDPRLARRASTLAAQLRRVGRLAGKLLELARAEGGAASGPKAAPQDVRQALQLVAAEFPTTELALPEKPHLLAVDLDAFAVIARNLIENAVLHGTDPITVVLAGDTLTVCNGGQVLDPTLLNQLTRRFQRGASRASGSGLGLAIVEGHALREGAALTLASPAPGRGDGFCATVRFRT from the coding sequence GTGACGAGGACGCCGCCGCGAAGCCTGACGCGCGATCTGACGCTCGGCTTCGGCTGCGGGCTGGTGGCGGTCTGGCTGGCCGCGCTGGCCATCGGCTGGGCTGTTCTGGGGGTGGAAATTGACGAGATCTATGACGCAGCTCTGACGCGTACATCCGAGCGTCTGGCGGTGATCGGGGCGGGTGCGGGTGCAGCGGGACTAGGGGATCGCCGCCCTGCTGGGGCGCTGCGGGCGCGACTGACCGCGACCGATGGCCAGACGGTTTACGCTGTCGGCGAGTTGCCCGCGGAAACGCCCATCGGCTTTTCGCGCGTGGATGGCCTGCGGGTGCTGACGCAGCGACTGCCCGATGGCGGACTGCTGCAGGTCGCGGACCCGCTGGCCGAGCGACGTGAGGCGGTGCGCGAGACGCTGCTGTCCGCGCTCGTGCCCTTCGCATTGTTACTGCCGCTGGCCATTTTCGGGCTGTGGCGCTTTGTCCGGCGGCAACTGGCCCCGGTCAACGCCTTGTCGCGCGAGGTCGCGGACCGCGGGGCAGCAGATCTGCGACCGCTGTCGGCGGCACCACTGCCGGTCGAACTGCAGCCGATGCATGACGCCGTCGACCGACTCATGGGGCGGCTCGACGAAGCGCTCGCAGCCGAGCGCGCCTTCTCCTCGAACGCCGCGCATGAGTTGCGCACCCCCATCGCCGCCGCCCTCGCCCAGGCCGAGATGCTGGAGGCCGAGGCGACCGACCCGCGCCTGGCGCGGCGCGCCTCAACTCTGGCGGCGCAGTTGCGCCGGGTCGGCCGGCTCGCTGGCAAGCTGCTGGAACTGGCCCGGGCCGAAGGCGGGGCCGCTTCGGGGCCGAAGGCGGCCCCACAGGATGTGCGGCAGGCGCTGCAACTGGTGGCGGCCGAGTTTCCGACGACCGAACTGGCCCTGCCGGAGAAGCCACACCTGCTGGCCGTCGATCTGGACGCCTTTGCCGTCATCGCCCGCAACCTGATCGAGAACGCGGTCTTGCACGGGACCGATCCGATCACCGTGGTGCTGGCAGGCGACACGCTAACAGTCTGCAACGGCGGGCAGGTGCTCGATCCCACTCTGCTCAATCAACTGACCCGGCGCTTCCAGCGCGGCGCCAGCCGCGCGTCAGGCAGCGGCCTTGGCCTCGCCATTGTCGAGGGCCACGCCCTGCGGGAAGGCGCGGCCCTGACCTTGGCCTCGCCCGCACCGGGGCGGGGCGACGGCTTTTGCGCGACGGTCCGGTTCCGCACCTAG
- a CDS encoding response regulator has product MRILLIEDDEGIGAAVRDRIAADGHLPDWMTTLDDADACMSAMSYDLVLLDLMLPDGDGLAFLRRLRAAGHQVPVIVMTARDRISERIAGLDAGADDYLVKPFDLAELSARIGAVARRYGGNPSPIISLGACQVDLARRRVTGPDGPVEVGRREWIVLETLIARAGRFVSRAQIEDRIYSFEEGAESNTVEVYISRLRRKLGRSAIETQRGVGYRIAP; this is encoded by the coding sequence GTGCGGATCTTGCTGATCGAGGATGACGAGGGGATCGGCGCCGCGGTGCGCGACCGGATCGCCGCCGACGGTCACCTCCCCGACTGGATGACCACGCTGGACGATGCGGATGCCTGCATGTCGGCCATGAGCTATGATCTGGTGCTGCTCGATCTGATGTTGCCGGATGGCGACGGGCTGGCCTTCCTGCGCCGGCTGCGGGCGGCGGGGCACCAGGTGCCCGTGATCGTGATGACCGCGCGCGACCGTATTTCCGAGCGGATCGCGGGGCTCGACGCCGGGGCGGACGACTATCTGGTCAAACCCTTCGATCTGGCCGAACTGTCCGCCCGGATCGGCGCCGTCGCCCGCCGATATGGTGGCAACCCCAGCCCGATCATAAGCCTGGGCGCGTGTCAGGTCGATCTGGCCCGGCGTCGGGTCACCGGCCCGGACGGCCCCGTCGAGGTCGGCCGCCGCGAATGGATCGTGCTGGAAACCCTCATCGCGCGTGCCGGCCGCTTTGTGAGCCGGGCGCAGATCGAGGACCGCATCTATTCCTTCGAGGAGGGCGCCGAGAGCAACACGGTCGAAGTCTATATCAGCCGGCTGCGGCGCAAGCTTGGCCGCAGCGCGATCGAGACGCAGCGTGGCGTCGGCTACCGGATCGCGCCGTGA
- a CDS encoding tyrosine-protein phosphatase, with protein sequence MPSRPPSRLALRFLLRAGLFFIGLLIAAAGWAGFLQYRGNFHPVRAGEMYRSAQPSPEALTNWAGVNGIRSVVNLRGASDSDWYRDEIATSKRLGLAHADFRMSAGEHLTPARANELLALLDSMPGPVLIHCKSGADRTGLASALWLARHGGGEEAAESQISFRFGHVSLPLTAAWPMDQSWEALEPEMGFAS encoded by the coding sequence ATGCCGTCGCGCCCGCCCTCACGCCTCGCCCTGCGCTTCTTGCTGCGGGCGGGGCTGTTTTTCATCGGCTTGCTGATCGCCGCCGCCGGCTGGGCGGGCTTCCTGCAATACCGCGGCAACTTCCATCCGGTTCGCGCCGGCGAGATGTATCGTTCGGCCCAGCCGAGCCCCGAGGCGCTGACCAACTGGGCTGGCGTCAACGGCATTCGCAGCGTGGTCAACCTGCGTGGCGCCTCGGACTCCGACTGGTATCGCGACGAGATTGCAACCTCGAAGCGCCTTGGCCTCGCCCATGCCGATTTCCGCATGAGCGCCGGCGAGCATCTGACCCCGGCCCGGGCCAACGAATTGCTCGCGTTGCTGGATTCAATGCCCGGCCCGGTGCTGATCCACTGCAAGTCGGGGGCCGACCGTACCGGCCTCGCGTCCGCCTTGTGGCTAGCGCGTCACGGCGGCGGCGAAGAGGCAGCCGAGTCGCAGATATCTTTCCGTTTTGGCCATGTCTCGCTGCCGCTGACCGCCGCCTGGCCCATGGACCAGAGCTGGGAGGCCCTGGAGCCCGAGATGGGATTTGCCAGCTGA
- a CDS encoding methyltransferase family protein has protein sequence MSVTADSNHTITPANQRLRIAVLRILFVLAALPILLGVPVWHGAALSLVHTLGTLTIIAAVLGRFWAILYIGGRKNATVMQDGPYSLCRHPLYSFSIIGVVGFGLALGSVVLAVALGALAAAVLWLTARREERFLRAAFGPAYDAYAAHVPRLMPRLSNFHTPPRITVDLSVLRRNLADALVFLTAIPLAAAIQAMHAAGYGAAFRLW, from the coding sequence ATGAGCGTCACCGCCGACTCAAACCACACCATCACCCCCGCCAACCAGCGCCTTCGGATCGCGGTGTTGCGCATCCTGTTCGTGCTCGCCGCCCTGCCGATCCTCCTGGGCGTTCCCGTCTGGCACGGCGCCGCGCTGTCGCTGGTGCACACCCTGGGCACCTTAACGATCATCGCCGCGGTGCTGGGCCGGTTCTGGGCGATTCTCTATATCGGCGGTCGCAAGAACGCGACAGTCATGCAGGACGGCCCCTATTCGCTCTGCCGCCACCCGCTCTATTCCTTCTCGATCATCGGGGTGGTCGGCTTTGGCCTCGCGCTCGGCAGCGTGGTGCTGGCGGTGGCGCTCGGCGCGCTCGCCGCTGCTGTCCTGTGGCTGACCGCCCGACGGGAGGAGCGTTTCCTGCGCGCCGCCTTTGGCCCCGCTTACGACGCCTACGCCGCCCACGTGCCCCGCCTGATGCCGCGCCTGTCCAATTTTCACACCCCCCCGCGCATCACGGTCGATTTGTCCGTCCTGCGCCGCAACCTGGCCGATGCACTGGTGTTTCTGACCGCAATCCCGCTGGCCGCGGCGATCCAGGCGATGCACGCAGCGGGTTACGGGGCCGCCTTCCGCCTCTGGTAA
- a CDS encoding MauE/DoxX family redox-associated membrane protein, protein MSDLSKHPAPGTKAALYRMVMPGHTCPYGLKSMHLLKRAGYQVEDHHLETREQTQAFKAEHGVATTPQIFIDGKRIGGHDDLRRFLGKSVADPKATSYRPVIALFATTALMAMAASYAVTGNPLTLMAAEWFIGFSMAVLALLKLQNVETFATMFLNYDLLAERWVPYGYIYPFAEGLAGVLMIAGALTWLSVPIALFIGTVGAVSVFKAVYVENRELKCACVGGGSNVPLGFISLVENLMMIAMAVWMALAAFGVAPEGVHRLG, encoded by the coding sequence ATGTCGGACCTGAGCAAACATCCAGCACCCGGAACGAAAGCGGCGCTGTACCGCATGGTGATGCCCGGGCACACCTGCCCCTATGGGCTGAAATCCATGCATCTGCTCAAGCGCGCCGGCTACCAGGTCGAGGATCATCACCTCGAGACACGCGAGCAGACCCAGGCCTTCAAGGCCGAACACGGCGTTGCGACCACGCCCCAGATCTTTATCGACGGCAAACGAATCGGCGGGCATGACGACCTGCGCCGCTTCCTCGGCAAGAGTGTCGCGGATCCCAAGGCGACCAGCTATCGCCCGGTCATCGCGCTGTTCGCGACGACGGCGTTGATGGCGATGGCGGCAAGCTATGCTGTCACCGGAAACCCGCTGACGCTGATGGCCGCGGAATGGTTCATCGGCTTCTCAATGGCCGTGCTGGCGCTGCTCAAGCTGCAGAACGTCGAGACGTTCGCCACGATGTTCCTGAACTACGACCTTCTGGCCGAGCGCTGGGTGCCCTACGGCTATATCTATCCCTTTGCCGAGGGGCTGGCAGGCGTTCTGATGATCGCGGGCGCGCTGACCTGGCTGTCGGTGCCCATCGCACTTTTCATCGGGACGGTCGGCGCGGTGTCGGTCTTCAAGGCGGTCTATGTCGAGAACCGCGAGTTGAAATGCGCCTGCGTCGGCGGGGGCAGCAACGTGCCGCTGGGCTTTATCTCGCTGGTCGAGAACCTGATGATGATCGCCATGGCGGTGTGGATGGCCCTCGCTGCATTCGGCGTCGCGCCCGAGGGCGTCCACCGTCTGGGCTAG
- a CDS encoding MerR family DNA-binding protein, with protein sequence MVQSQESNTLTIGGLAAGGKVGVETVRFYQRKGLLGTPHRVGGIRRYGGEDLRRLRFIRQAQAAGFTLEEIKELLLLDAGEDRARARELAHARVEHLNAKIADLERARDALRRLANECEHGVKGPCPILASFGI encoded by the coding sequence ATGGTACAGAGTCAAGAGTCGAACACGCTGACGATTGGCGGCCTTGCAGCAGGCGGGAAGGTCGGGGTCGAGACGGTCCGATTCTACCAGCGCAAGGGTCTGCTCGGCACGCCCCACCGCGTTGGCGGGATCCGTCGCTACGGCGGCGAGGATCTGCGCCGCCTGCGCTTTATCCGCCAGGCACAGGCGGCCGGGTTTACACTGGAGGAGATCAAGGAACTGCTGCTCCTCGACGCCGGCGAGGACCGCGCGCGGGCGCGCGAACTCGCCCACGCAAGGGTCGAGCATCTGAACGCCAAGATCGCCGATTTAGAGCGCGCAAGGGACGCCCTGCGGCGGCTCGCAAACGAATGCGAGCATGGCGTCAAGGGCCCCTGCCCGATCCTCGCGTCATTCGGGATTTAG
- a CDS encoding aldehyde dehydrogenase family protein: MTEIATTAQDILTRLGVQPARYTDGTLESFSPVTGERIAALPEQKAAEVTQAIDRAAAAFREWRLVPAPRRGELVRLLGEELRAAKDDLGRLVSIEAGKSPSEGAGEVQEMIDICDFAVGLSRQLYGLTIATERPGHRMMETWHPLGVVGVISAFNFPVAVWSWNAALALVCGNPVVWKPSEKTPLTALACQAILERAAARFGDVPDGLSQVIIGGRETGEAMVDDPRVALVSATGSTRMGRQVGPKVAGRFGRAILELGGNNAGIVCPSADLDMALRAIAFGAMGTAGQRCTTMRRLFVHESVYDQLVPGLIKAYGSVSVGNPLTTQALVGPLVDGQAFQAMQDAIAAATAAGGKVHGGTRVTEAGPEAAFYVKPALIEMPEQTGPVLEETFAPILYVMRYGDFDEVIAQHNAVGAGLSSSIFTTDLRESEMFLSAAGSDCGIANVNIGTSGAEIGGAFGGEKETGGGRESGSDAWKAYMRRATNTINYSRQLPLAQGVVFDI, from the coding sequence ATGACCGAAATCGCCACGACCGCCCAGGACATCCTGACCCGCCTTGGCGTCCAGCCCGCGCGTTACACGGACGGTACTCTGGAGAGCTTTTCCCCCGTTACGGGCGAGCGTATCGCCGCGCTGCCGGAGCAGAAGGCGGCCGAGGTGACCCAGGCGATCGATCGCGCCGCCGCCGCCTTCCGTGAATGGCGCCTCGTTCCCGCCCCGCGCCGGGGCGAACTGGTCCGCCTGCTGGGCGAAGAGTTGCGCGCAGCCAAGGATGACCTCGGCCGGCTGGTGTCGATCGAGGCTGGCAAGAGCCCCTCGGAAGGCGCCGGCGAGGTGCAGGAGATGATCGATATCTGCGATTTTGCCGTCGGCCTGTCGCGCCAGTTGTACGGCCTGACCATCGCTACCGAGCGTCCCGGGCACCGGATGATGGAAACCTGGCATCCGCTGGGGGTCGTCGGGGTAATCTCGGCCTTCAACTTTCCCGTCGCGGTCTGGTCGTGGAACGCCGCGCTCGCGCTGGTCTGCGGCAACCCGGTCGTCTGGAAGCCGTCGGAAAAGACGCCGCTGACGGCACTTGCCTGCCAGGCGATCCTCGAGCGGGCCGCGGCCCGCTTTGGCGATGTGCCGGACGGGTTGAGCCAGGTCATCATCGGCGGCCGCGAGACGGGCGAGGCGATGGTGGACGATCCGCGCGTCGCGCTGGTGTCGGCCACGGGTTCGACCCGCATGGGCCGGCAGGTCGGACCCAAGGTCGCGGGCCGCTTTGGCCGCGCGATCCTCGAACTCGGCGGGAACAACGCCGGCATCGTCTGCCCCTCGGCCGATCTGGATATGGCGCTGCGCGCCATTGCCTTTGGTGCGATGGGCACGGCCGGACAGCGCTGCACCACGATGCGCCGCCTGTTCGTCCATGAAAGCGTCTATGACCAGTTGGTGCCCGGGCTGATCAAGGCCTACGGCTCTGTCTCGGTCGGCAACCCGCTGACGACGCAGGCGCTTGTCGGACCGCTGGTCGATGGCCAGGCGTTCCAGGCGATGCAGGACGCGATCGCGGCGGCGACTGCTGCGGGCGGCAAGGTCCACGGCGGCACGCGTGTCACCGAAGCCGGTCCCGAGGCGGCATTCTATGTGAAGCCGGCCCTGATCGAGATGCCCGAGCAGACCGGTCCGGTGCTCGAGGAAACCTTTGCCCCGATCCTCTACGTCATGCGCTACGGCGATTTTGACGAGGTGATTGCCCAGCACAACGCGGTGGGCGCGGGCCTGTCCTCGTCGATCTTCACGACCGATCTGCGCGAGAGCGAGATGTTCCTGTCGGCCGCGGGGTCGGACTGCGGCATTGCCAACGTCAACATCGGCACCTCGGGCGCCGAGATCGGCGGCGCCTTCGGCGGCGAAAAGGAAACGGGCGGCGGGCGCGAAAGCGGCTCTGACGCGTGGAAGGCCTACATGCGCCGGGCGACCAACACGATCAACTACTCGCGCCAGTTGCCGCTAGCCCAGGGCGTCGTTTTCGACATCTGA
- a CDS encoding cupin domain-containing protein — MARRDFDPATVKPDGRAPSKGVLVKAGNEGPWRGSLEGLALGGPITVLAYGTDEVGKGPRLHVHPYDETFVVIAGHARFHVGETTIDAAAGEVVFGPAAIPHRFENLGPGRLQTIDIHHSPTWIQTDL; from the coding sequence ATGGCGCGCAGAGATTTCGACCCCGCGACGGTCAAGCCCGACGGGCGTGCCCCGTCCAAGGGCGTTCTGGTTAAAGCGGGGAACGAAGGCCCCTGGCGCGGAAGCCTCGAGGGTCTGGCGTTAGGGGGACCGATCACGGTTCTGGCTTACGGCACTGACGAGGTAGGCAAGGGGCCGCGTCTTCATGTCCACCCCTACGATGAAACTTTCGTCGTAATCGCCGGTCACGCGCGTTTCCATGTTGGTGAGACGACCATCGACGCAGCCGCCGGCGAGGTGGTGTTCGGCCCCGCCGCCATCCCGCATAGATTTGAAAATCTCGGGCCGGGCCGGCTGCAAACCATCGACATCCATCATTCGCCAACCTGGATTCAGACGGATCTCTGA
- a CDS encoding cysteine desulfurase: MTLDLPAIRADFPILSRQVNGRPLVYLDNGASAQKPRVVIDAISRTYEGEYANVHRGLHTLSTLATERYEAVRGTIARFLKARHPAEVIFTSGATEAINLVSYSWAAPRLKAGDEILLSVLEHHANIVPWAFLRERQGVVLKWVEPEPDGSLPPEKMLAAITPRTKLIAVTHMSNVTGTVVDVGAIARGTDVPVLVDGSQAAVHLPLDVPALGCAFYAITGHKLYGPSGSGAIWIDRARQDEMRPFMGGGDMIREVTREAVTYADPPLRFEAGTPGIVNQIGLGVALDYMMGLGMENIAAHERALRDHARARLRELNWLTVQGDAPGKGAIFSMTMEGAHAHDLSTILDKRGIAIRAGTHCAMPLMQFYGVTASARASFALYNTEAEVDALIDGLIFCRELFA; this comes from the coding sequence ATGACGCTTGATCTGCCCGCCATCCGCGCCGATTTCCCGATCCTGTCGCGGCAGGTCAACGGCCGGCCGCTGGTCTACCTCGACAACGGCGCCAGCGCGCAAAAGCCGCGCGTCGTGATCGACGCCATCTCGCGCACATACGAAGGCGAATACGCCAACGTCCACCGCGGGCTGCACACGCTGTCGACCCTTGCGACCGAGCGTTACGAGGCGGTGCGCGGCACCATCGCCCGCTTCCTCAAGGCGCGCCATCCGGCCGAGGTGATCTTCACCTCCGGCGCGACCGAGGCCATCAATCTGGTCAGCTATTCCTGGGCCGCCCCGCGCCTGAAGGCCGGGGACGAGATCCTGCTGTCGGTGCTGGAGCACCACGCCAATATCGTCCCCTGGGCTTTCCTGCGCGAGCGTCAGGGCGTCGTGCTGAAATGGGTCGAGCCAGAACCCGACGGCAGCTTGCCGCCGGAAAAGATGCTGGCTGCGATCACCCCCCGCACCAAGCTGATCGCCGTCACCCACATGTCGAACGTGACGGGCACCGTCGTCGATGTCGGCGCCATCGCGCGCGGCACTGACGTTCCGGTTCTGGTCGATGGCAGCCAGGCTGCCGTCCACCTGCCGCTGGATGTGCCGGCGCTTGGCTGCGCCTTCTACGCCATCACCGGGCACAAGCTGTATGGCCCGTCCGGCTCGGGTGCGATCTGGATCGACCGCGCCCGCCAGGACGAGATGCGCCCCTTCATGGGCGGCGGTGACATGATCCGGGAGGTCACGCGCGAGGCCGTGACCTATGCCGACCCGCCGCTGCGGTTCGAGGCCGGCACGCCTGGCATCGTCAACCAGATCGGCCTGGGCGTCGCGCTCGACTACATGATGGGCCTCGGGATGGAGAACATCGCCGCGCATGAGCGTGCGCTGCGCGACCACGCCCGCGCGCGCCTGCGGGAATTGAACTGGCTGACCGTCCAGGGGGATGCACCGGGCAAAGGGGCGATCTTCTCGATGACGATGGAGGGGGCGCATGCGCATGACCTCTCGACCATCCTCGACAAGCGCGGCATCGCCATCCGCGCCGGCACCCACTGCGCCATGCCGCTGATGCAGTTCTACGGCGTTACCGCGAGCGCCCGTGCCAGCTTTGCCCTCTACAACACCGAGGCCGAGGTTGACGCCCTGATCGACGGCCTGATCTTCTGCCGCGAGCTGTTCGCCTGA